In one window of Agrobacterium larrymoorei DNA:
- a CDS encoding Tex family protein, which produces MSADNARLAPTIASEINARAEQVKAAIQLLDEGATVPFIARYRKEVTGGLDDTQLRTLAERLSYLRELNARRASIVDSITGQDKMTDELMVKIMQAATKAELEDLYLPYKPKRRTRAEIARERGLGPLAEAIWENRAADPAKLAEAYVKGEVADVKAALEGARDIVAETMTENADLLKRLRDYMRQNAMLRAKVVDGKQAAGEKFSDYFDHTEKWATAPGHRALAMLRGWNEEVLTLTIDVDADDASPVKPAQRTIASTFEIRNAGPADQWLMDVAGWTWRVKLSMSLSLDLMRELRERAEEEAIHVFARNLKDLLLAAPAGSRATMGLDPGIRTGVKVAIVDGTGKLLDTTTVYPYPPKNDIRGTQAELASLIRKHNVELIAIGNGTGSRETEKLVADMLTQITGPKPTKVIVSEAGASVYSASERAAAEFPNLDVSLRGAVSIARRLQDPLAELVKIEPKSIGVGQYQHDVDQGKLSRSLDAVVEDAVNAVGVDLNTASAPLLARVSGLGASIADAIVLHRDQVGPFASRKELLKVPRLGPRAFEQCAGFLRIPNGKEPLDASSVHPEAYVVAKKIVAACGRDLRTLMGDSATLKALDPKAFIDERFGLPTVKDIIAELEKPGRDPRPSFKTATFADGVDEITDLKPGMLLEGTVTNVAAFGAFVDIGVHQDGLVHVSQLADRFIKDPHEVVKAGDVVKVRVVEVDVKRKRIGLTMRKDGGEAAPQSMREKGNANAMRHATAKPKERAEPAQSGGALAAALAEAMKRR; this is translated from the coding sequence ATGTCCGCAGATAACGCCCGCCTAGCTCCGACCATCGCTTCCGAAATCAACGCCCGTGCCGAACAGGTGAAGGCGGCGATACAGTTGCTGGATGAGGGCGCGACCGTTCCCTTCATTGCGCGCTATCGTAAGGAAGTGACGGGCGGGCTGGATGATACGCAGCTTCGCACGTTGGCCGAGCGCCTGTCCTATCTGCGCGAACTCAATGCACGCCGCGCCTCCATCGTCGATTCCATCACCGGTCAGGACAAGATGACCGATGAGCTGATGGTGAAGATCATGCAGGCGGCGACCAAGGCGGAACTTGAAGACCTTTATCTGCCCTATAAGCCGAAGCGCCGGACGCGTGCGGAAATCGCGCGCGAACGCGGCCTTGGCCCACTGGCGGAGGCAATCTGGGAGAACCGCGCCGCCGATCCGGCCAAGCTGGCAGAGGCATACGTGAAGGGCGAGGTTGCCGATGTGAAGGCCGCCTTGGAAGGTGCGCGCGATATCGTTGCCGAAACCATGACGGAAAATGCCGACCTGTTGAAGCGCCTGCGCGATTACATGCGCCAGAACGCCATGCTCCGCGCCAAGGTGGTGGATGGCAAGCAGGCGGCAGGCGAGAAATTCTCCGATTATTTCGACCATACGGAAAAATGGGCAACCGCGCCTGGCCACCGCGCACTGGCCATGCTGCGCGGCTGGAACGAAGAGGTTTTGACGCTGACAATCGATGTGGATGCGGATGATGCTTCACCAGTCAAGCCCGCGCAGCGCACTATCGCCAGTACTTTCGAAATCCGCAATGCCGGTCCAGCCGATCAATGGCTGATGGATGTCGCTGGCTGGACCTGGCGCGTGAAGCTTTCCATGTCGCTCTCGCTCGACCTGATGCGCGAACTGCGCGAGCGGGCAGAGGAAGAAGCGATCCATGTTTTCGCCCGTAACCTCAAAGACCTGCTGCTGGCAGCGCCCGCCGGTTCGCGCGCAACCATGGGCCTCGATCCGGGCATCCGCACCGGCGTCAAGGTCGCGATCGTGGATGGCACGGGCAAGCTGCTGGACACGACGACGGTTTATCCTTATCCCCCAAAGAATGATATTCGCGGCACGCAGGCGGAGCTTGCCTCGCTCATTCGCAAGCATAATGTGGAGCTGATCGCCATCGGCAACGGTACTGGCAGCCGCGAGACGGAAAAGCTCGTGGCCGATATGCTGACGCAGATCACCGGGCCGAAGCCGACCAAGGTCATCGTGTCGGAAGCGGGCGCGTCGGTCTATTCCGCCTCGGAACGCGCTGCCGCTGAATTCCCCAACCTCGACGTCTCCCTTCGCGGTGCCGTCTCCATCGCCCGCCGTCTGCAAGACCCGCTGGCGGAACTGGTGAAAATCGAGCCGAAATCCATCGGCGTCGGGCAATATCAGCATGATGTCGATCAGGGCAAACTCTCTCGCTCGCTGGATGCGGTGGTGGAAGATGCGGTGAATGCCGTCGGTGTCGATCTTAACACTGCATCCGCACCCTTGCTGGCGCGGGTTTCCGGTCTGGGTGCATCCATTGCCGATGCCATCGTTTTGCATCGCGATCAGGTCGGCCCCTTCGCCAGCCGCAAGGAACTGTTGAAAGTGCCGCGTCTTGGACCGCGCGCATTTGAACAATGCGCAGGCTTCCTGCGCATTCCAAACGGCAAAGAGCCGCTCGATGCCTCCTCCGTTCACCCGGAAGCCTATGTCGTGGCCAAGAAGATCGTTGCTGCCTGCGGTCGTGATCTCAGAACCCTGATGGGTGATAGCGCAACGCTGAAGGCACTGGACCCGAAAGCCTTTATCGATGAGCGCTTCGGTCTTCCGACCGTCAAGGACATCATCGCCGAGCTTGAAAAGCCTGGCCGCGACCCGCGCCCGAGCTTCAAGACCGCGACATTTGCCGATGGCGTGGATGAAATAACCGACCTGAAGCCCGGCATGCTGCTGGAAGGCACGGTGACCAACGTCGCCGCTTTCGGCGCCTTCGTGGATATCGGTGTCCATCAGGATGGTCTGGTCCATGTCAGCCAGCTGGCAGACCGCTTCATCAAGGACCCGCATGAGGTCGTCAAGGCGGGTGATGTGGTGAAGGTTCGCGTGGTGGAGGTGGATGTGAAGCGCAAGCGCATCGGCTTGACCATGCGCAAGGATGGCGGCGAGGCCGCTCCTCAGTCCATGCGCGAAAAAGGCAATGCCAACGCCATGCGCCACGCCACCGCCAAGCCAAAGGAGCGGGCAGAGCCCGCACAATCAGGAGGTGCGCTGGCGGCGGCTCTGGCCGAAGCCATGAAGCGTCGCTGA
- a CDS encoding plant virulence effector HPE1-like domain-containing protein: MRKVVLTAALVLANGTAMASSIEVVHGSRTANDSIIAISCEGCPRPAPKTAPQPVTTLQPGTQNVSIRDIGGHRQTVRTEAWLGGSPVTFVSSNPIWLPQENAPVAADAPVQIDSETTTAAVERPTGRAEGVADADLRGLDSITSLPLRQSN, from the coding sequence ATGCGCAAGGTTGTTCTGACGGCTGCACTGGTGCTGGCAAACGGCACGGCAATGGCATCCTCCATCGAGGTGGTGCATGGCTCGCGCACGGCAAATGACAGTATCATCGCCATTTCCTGCGAAGGCTGCCCGCGCCCTGCACCAAAAACCGCGCCTCAGCCAGTAACCACCCTGCAGCCGGGAACGCAGAACGTTTCCATTCGCGATATCGGTGGCCACAGGCAAACAGTGCGCACCGAAGCCTGGCTTGGCGGATCACCCGTCACCTTCGTCAGCTCCAACCCAATCTGGCTTCCGCAGGAGAATGCGCCGGTGGCAGCCGATGCCCCCGTGCAGATCGATAGCGAAACGACCACGGCTGCGGTGGAGCGCCCGACCGGGCGGGCAGAAGGCGTGGCCGATGCCGATCTTCGCGGGCTGGATAGCATCACGTCGCTACCGCTGCGCCAATCCAACTAG
- a CDS encoding SAM-dependent methyltransferase gives MASSLHALFEKIVKTGDLVVTGPGGLHVYGDGRGKRVALNFTDEAAMQEIAADPALKLAEIYMEGRMSVVEGDIYDFLALIKSNTLSEALTFGMVWRGMARIIASRIKMHMPVNHNRQNVAHHYDLSAKLFDLFLDDDWQYSCAYFNPPGITLDEAQVAKKRHIVAKLMPEPGQRVLEIGSGWGGMAMYLAESSDVDVTGITLSEEQLRVSRDRAQKRGLTDTVRFELQDYRYLPPATKYDRIVSVGMFEHVGPTHYKEYFHKAAEVLEDDGVMLLHSIGQPYPALATNPFIEKYIFPGGYIPSLAEVTPAIEKAGLLVKDIEILPMHYAHTLRHWRQRFVARKAEAVALYDERFFRMWEFYLAGSEMAFTHENFHIFQIQLAKRGGVVPDNRDYIARNEARLMEFEKTRAPLEKIVF, from the coding sequence ATGGCCTCGTCTCTGCATGCTTTGTTTGAGAAAATAGTCAAGACCGGTGATCTGGTCGTTACCGGGCCGGGAGGTCTCCATGTCTATGGAGATGGCCGCGGAAAACGCGTCGCCCTCAATTTCACCGATGAAGCGGCCATGCAGGAGATTGCCGCTGATCCGGCTCTCAAGCTGGCGGAAATCTACATGGAAGGGCGGATGTCCGTCGTTGAAGGCGACATCTATGATTTTCTGGCGCTGATCAAAAGCAACACGCTGAGCGAAGCGCTGACCTTCGGCATGGTGTGGCGCGGCATGGCCCGCATCATCGCCTCGCGCATCAAGATGCATATGCCGGTCAACCACAACAGACAGAATGTGGCGCATCATTACGATCTGAGCGCCAAGCTGTTCGACCTGTTTCTGGATGATGACTGGCAATATTCCTGCGCCTATTTCAACCCGCCCGGCATCACGCTGGATGAGGCCCAAGTCGCCAAGAAGCGGCACATCGTTGCGAAACTCATGCCAGAACCGGGACAGCGGGTGCTGGAAATCGGTTCGGGCTGGGGTGGCATGGCCATGTATCTGGCCGAAAGCTCCGACGTGGATGTAACGGGCATTACGCTCAGCGAAGAACAGTTGCGCGTGTCGCGAGATCGCGCCCAGAAGCGCGGCCTGACGGACACGGTTCGCTTCGAGCTTCAGGATTATCGCTACCTGCCTCCCGCAACGAAATACGACCGCATCGTCTCCGTCGGCATGTTCGAACATGTCGGTCCGACGCATTACAAGGAGTATTTCCACAAGGCGGCGGAAGTGCTGGAGGATGACGGCGTCATGCTGCTGCACTCCATCGGCCAGCCTTACCCGGCACTCGCCACCAACCCCTTCATCGAAAAATACATTTTCCCCGGCGGCTATATTCCTTCGCTCGCGGAAGTCACGCCTGCCATTGAGAAGGCGGGGCTGCTGGTCAAGGACATCGAAATCCTGCCCATGCACTACGCCCACACACTGCGCCACTGGCGCCAACGTTTCGTAGCGCGCAAGGCGGAAGCAGTGGCACTCTACGACGAACGCTTCTTCCGCATGTGGGAATTCTATCTCGCGGGCTCCGAAATGGCCTTCACCCATGAGAATTTCCATATCTTCCAGATCCAGCTCGCCAAGCGTGGAGGGGTGGTGCCGGATAACAGGGATTACATCGCACGAAATGAGGCGCGTTTGATGGAGTTCGAGAAGACGCGGGCGCCTTTGGAGAAGATTGTGTTTTGA
- the ubiA gene encoding 4-hydroxybenzoate octaprenyltransferase, with product MVDHSDLSGRVSDAPSNNWVYRILPRSLWPYAQLARWDRPIGWQLLMWPCFWSAALAANVAKPLGEFSWGMLLFHLFLFFAGSVAMRGAGCTYNDLVDHKIDMAVARTRSRPLPSGRVTRSQAKIFIVVQALVGLAVLLCFNGFSILLGIASLIFVAIYPFAKRFTNWPQFFLGLAFNWGALMGWSGQFGSLSISPVLLYVGAIAWTIGYDTIYAHQDKEDDVSVGIGSTALLFGDRTHGWLIGLYGTTLLFMVLAFITAGVNVLAYSGLAVAAFMLVRQIMVLDINNVAQCLALFKSNNRVGVLIFAGLLLPLIFA from the coding sequence ATGGTTGACCACAGCGATCTTTCTGGCCGCGTTTCGGACGCGCCGTCCAATAATTGGGTTTATCGGATTTTGCCGAGAAGCCTTTGGCCCTATGCGCAGCTGGCCCGGTGGGATCGTCCCATTGGCTGGCAGTTGTTGATGTGGCCGTGCTTCTGGTCGGCGGCGCTGGCGGCCAATGTGGCGAAGCCTCTGGGGGAATTTTCCTGGGGTATGCTGCTGTTCCACCTCTTCCTGTTTTTCGCAGGCTCCGTCGCCATGCGCGGTGCAGGCTGCACCTATAATGATCTTGTCGATCACAAGATCGATATGGCTGTGGCGCGCACGCGCTCTAGGCCGCTGCCATCGGGCAGGGTCACGCGTAGCCAAGCGAAAATCTTTATCGTGGTGCAGGCGCTCGTCGGTTTGGCCGTGCTGCTCTGCTTCAACGGTTTTTCGATCCTGCTGGGTATCGCCTCGCTGATTTTCGTCGCGATCTATCCCTTCGCCAAACGCTTCACCAACTGGCCGCAGTTCTTCCTCGGGCTTGCCTTCAACTGGGGCGCGCTGATGGGTTGGTCGGGTCAATTCGGGTCACTGTCCATTTCGCCGGTGCTGCTTTATGTGGGCGCGATTGCCTGGACGATCGGATATGACACAATCTACGCCCATCAGGACAAGGAAGACGATGTGTCTGTGGGAATCGGCTCCACGGCTCTCCTGTTCGGAGACAGGACACATGGCTGGCTGATTGGCCTTTATGGCACAACTCTGCTGTTCATGGTGCTGGCCTTCATCACGGCGGGCGTTAACGTGCTTGCTTATTCCGGCCTTGCCGTTGCGGCTTTCATGCTCGTTCGGCAAATCATGGTACTGGATATCAACAATGTGGCGCAGTGCCTTGCGCTGTTCAAATCTAACAACCGCGTGGGCGTCCTGATTTTTGCGGGCCTGCTGCTGCCGCTGATCTTTGCATAA
- a CDS encoding DUF6101 family protein — protein MTNTVLKPEWAGATLRLDPTRFPQQLTYGKGNGSADVAITLDERGAVLRKVLNSSGLPLSFALPARAFKGVAARAIDHGDGQVTVTLELHHDDPDLCIPLLVAHDLCDIAADWRSWSEKYRIPMLMVEADGVARPLEDHIGNVRTKTTRPRRRHSYFADRRPRFLVRRSTGSLGMTMRIEGKEIIARS, from the coding sequence ATGACCAACACCGTTCTGAAGCCCGAATGGGCAGGCGCAACTCTCCGGCTCGATCCCACGCGGTTCCCGCAGCAGCTGACGTATGGCAAGGGTAACGGTTCAGCCGATGTCGCTATCACGCTCGATGAGCGCGGCGCAGTTTTGCGTAAAGTTCTGAATTCAAGCGGCCTTCCGCTGTCGTTTGCGCTTCCCGCTCGCGCCTTCAAAGGCGTCGCGGCCCGGGCAATCGACCATGGCGATGGTCAGGTTACCGTGACGCTGGAACTGCACCACGACGATCCCGATCTCTGCATCCCGCTTCTGGTGGCGCATGACCTGTGCGACATCGCTGCCGATTGGCGCAGCTGGTCGGAAAAGTACCGTATTCCCATGCTGATGGTGGAAGCCGATGGCGTTGCCCGCCCGCTGGAAGACCACATCGGCAACGTGCGCACCAAGACGACGCGCCCACGCCGCCGCCACTCCTATTTCGCAGATCGCCGTCCCCGCTTCCTCGTTCGCCGCAGCACCGGTTCGCTGGGCATGACGATGCGCATCGAAGGCAAAGAAATCATCGCCCGTAGCTGA
- a CDS encoding DUF523 domain-containing protein, producing MKSKILISACLLGHAVRYDGKGKPLAHPAIERWREEGRLVTICPEMAGGMPVPRPPAEIENGASGLDVLEGRARVLEVTGADVTAEFIAGARKALAFAQEHSCAYALLIDGSPSCGSTAIYDGTFSGAKHAGNGVTAALLSQAGIAVFSHKDVDALDALTQ from the coding sequence ATGAAATCCAAAATCCTCATCAGCGCCTGTCTCCTCGGCCATGCCGTGCGATATGATGGCAAGGGCAAGCCGCTTGCTCATCCGGCTATCGAGCGCTGGCGGGAGGAGGGGCGGTTGGTGACGATCTGTCCGGAAATGGCGGGCGGAATGCCTGTGCCGCGACCACCCGCTGAAATCGAGAACGGTGCTTCCGGGCTTGATGTGCTTGAGGGGCGGGCGCGTGTGCTGGAAGTTACCGGCGCGGATGTGACTGCGGAGTTCATTGCCGGTGCAAGAAAGGCGCTGGCTTTCGCGCAGGAGCACAGTTGCGCCTATGCTTTGCTCATCGATGGAAGTCCGTCATGTGGCTCGACGGCGATTTATGATGGGACGTTTTCGGGTGCGAAACATGCTGGAAACGGTGTGACGGCGGCGTTGCTATCGCAGGCGGGGATTGCTGTATTTTCCCATAAGGATGTCGACGCTTTGGACGCTCTGACCCAATAA
- a CDS encoding type II toxin-antitoxin system RelE/ParE family toxin: MIRIVEYLDQRGASPFERWFSKIDARAASKVTIALTRMGQGNFSNVKTVGSGVLEYRIDYGPGYRVYFGRDGESLVILLIGGTKTRQQNDIEAAHAFWQDYKSRKGS, encoded by the coding sequence ATGATCAGGATCGTTGAATATCTCGATCAAAGGGGTGCGAGCCCCTTCGAGCGTTGGTTCAGTAAGATCGATGCTAGAGCAGCCTCAAAGGTTACGATTGCCTTGACCCGCATGGGACAGGGCAATTTTTCGAACGTGAAAACCGTCGGGTCGGGCGTTCTGGAATACAGGATCGATTATGGACCGGGTTACCGCGTCTATTTCGGTAGAGATGGTGAATCGCTGGTCATTCTGCTGATTGGCGGCACCAAGACCAGACAGCAGAATGATATCGAAGCAGCTCATGCCTTCTGGCAAGATTACAAATCCAGAAAAGGGTCTTGA
- a CDS encoding methyl-accepting chemotaxis protein, with amino-acid sequence MKNLPISRQLIMLVIALMAAFTVATYFQIKSSVNAIYEERYGMLRTQVQSSISILQSFYDKEKAGALTREEAQKQAFAIVSSMKYVPDGYMFGYDYDVKMLFHPDPKRVGQSFKGKPDSQGFNYRDELVRLARAGGGETSFYGPKPGQEGDGFLKSSYAMAFEPWQVVVVTGVYVDDLQAQVRSTIIGALSVGILVFGLGLALAYYVIRGITKPLSDIHRALGEVANENVAMTIPHTEMKNEVGLMAKATASLQQKVRERHAMQARQEEQQLQLDTERQTNIDMQRDEAELQARVVSTIGEALEKLAAGDLTVRCRDLGTRYSDLRDNFNEAILHLDAAMTKVNTKSVDIGGSKDEIRKASNELSQRTERQAANLEETSAALDELTVAVRQTSEGAREAAKRVTSISTDASRSDTIVEEAIGAMSGIEQSAEEISKIIGVIDDIAFQTNLLALNAGVEAARAGEAGKGFAVVAQEVRELAQKSAAAAKEIKDQIARSSNQVENGVRLVGETGDALKRISDQIKSASEIVSKIAHSAAEQDTTLRSISSSLNQLDAATQHNAAMAEETTASAEALAADTEELINLISTFRVSHHQSGSLHGMAHQMRMAS; translated from the coding sequence ATGAAGAACCTCCCCATTTCCCGCCAACTGATCATGCTGGTGATCGCGCTTATGGCGGCTTTCACTGTTGCGACCTATTTCCAGATCAAATCCTCCGTCAACGCCATTTATGAAGAGCGCTACGGCATGCTGCGGACGCAGGTGCAGTCGTCCATCTCCATTCTTCAGTCCTTCTACGACAAGGAAAAGGCTGGCGCGCTCACCCGCGAGGAAGCACAGAAACAGGCCTTCGCCATCGTCTCTTCGATGAAGTACGTGCCGGATGGTTACATGTTCGGCTATGACTACGATGTGAAGATGCTCTTCCATCCAGACCCCAAGCGCGTCGGACAGAGCTTCAAGGGCAAGCCAGACAGCCAGGGCTTCAACTACCGCGACGAGTTGGTGCGTCTGGCGCGCGCTGGCGGCGGCGAAACCAGCTTCTACGGCCCGAAGCCCGGACAGGAAGGCGACGGCTTCCTGAAAAGCTCCTACGCCATGGCGTTCGAGCCCTGGCAGGTGGTGGTCGTGACCGGCGTCTATGTTGACGATCTTCAGGCGCAGGTTCGCTCAACCATCATCGGCGCGCTCTCGGTCGGTATTCTCGTTTTCGGTCTTGGTCTTGCGCTGGCCTATTACGTTATCCGCGGCATCACCAAGCCGCTCAGCGATATTCACCGCGCGCTTGGCGAAGTGGCCAATGAAAACGTTGCGATGACCATTCCGCACACGGAAATGAAGAATGAAGTGGGTCTGATGGCGAAGGCCACCGCGTCGCTTCAGCAGAAGGTGCGCGAGCGCCACGCCATGCAGGCGCGTCAGGAAGAGCAGCAGCTTCAGTTGGATACCGAGCGCCAGACCAATATCGACATGCAGCGCGACGAAGCCGAGCTTCAGGCCCGCGTCGTCTCCACCATCGGCGAAGCGCTGGAAAAGCTCGCTGCCGGTGACCTTACCGTTCGCTGCCGCGATCTCGGCACACGCTATTCCGATCTGCGTGACAATTTCAACGAAGCCATCTTGCATCTCGATGCGGCCATGACGAAGGTGAACACGAAGAGCGTCGACATCGGCGGTTCGAAGGACGAAATCCGCAAGGCTTCCAACGAGCTTTCCCAGCGCACCGAACGTCAGGCCGCGAACCTTGAGGAAACCTCCGCAGCGCTGGATGAGCTGACGGTTGCCGTTCGCCAGACCTCCGAAGGCGCGCGCGAAGCCGCAAAGCGCGTCACCTCCATCAGCACCGATGCCAGCCGCAGCGATACGATCGTTGAAGAAGCGATCGGCGCGATGAGCGGCATCGAGCAATCCGCCGAAGAAATCTCCAAGATCATCGGCGTCATCGACGATATCGCCTTCCAGACAAACCTTCTGGCACTCAACGCCGGTGTCGAAGCCGCGCGCGCCGGTGAGGCAGGCAAGGGCTTCGCCGTCGTTGCTCAGGAAGTGCGCGAACTGGCCCAGAAATCCGCAGCAGCAGCCAAGGAAATCAAGGACCAGATCGCTCGCTCTTCCAATCAAGTCGAAAACGGCGTCCGTCTCGTCGGCGAAACCGGCGATGCACTCAAGCGCATCTCCGACCAGATCAAGTCCGCCAGCGAAATCGTCAGCAAAATCGCTCACTCTGCAGCCGAGCAGGACACGACGCTGCGCTCCATCTCCTCTTCGCTGAACCAGCTGGATGCTGCCACGCAGCACAACGCCGCCATGGCCGAGGAGACCACCGCATCGGCAGAAGCGCTGGCCGCAGACACCGAAGAACTGATCAACCTCATCAGCACCTTCCGCGTTTCGCACCACCAGTCCGGCTCGCTGCACGGCATGGCGCACCAGATGCGCATGGCGAGTTGA
- a CDS encoding DNA-binding protein, translating into MALTREFRETVKTRVESDPDFRAALLSDAVELLLEGDVETGKAVLRDFINATIGFEALAVEVDMPSKSLMRMFGPKGNPRADNLFSVLHALQKDSGIHLAVAAA; encoded by the coding sequence GTGGCGCTGACGCGAGAGTTCAGGGAGACAGTGAAGACGAGGGTGGAGAGTGATCCCGATTTTCGCGCTGCTCTCCTGTCCGATGCCGTAGAGCTGTTGCTTGAGGGCGATGTTGAAACCGGCAAGGCGGTGCTTCGCGATTTCATCAATGCGACCATAGGCTTTGAAGCTCTCGCAGTCGAAGTCGATATGCCGTCCAAGAGCCTGATGCGGATGTTCGGTCCGAAGGGAAATCCGCGCGCCGATAATCTGTTTTCCGTCCTTCATGCGTTACAGAAAGATTCGGGCATCCACCTCGCAGTTGCCGCGGCTTGA
- the purD gene encoding phosphoribosylamine--glycine ligase codes for MKVLLIGSGGREHALAWKIAQSPKLTELFAAPGNPGIADHATLVSLNVEDHAAVIAFAKENAIDFVVVGPEAPLVAGLADDLRAAGIATFGPSKAAAQLEGSKGFTKDLCARYDIPTGAYRRFKAAEPAKAYVREQGAPIVIKADGLAAGKGVTVAMTEGEALAAIDDCFEGAFGAAGAEVVVEAFLDGEEASFFCLSDGKTALALATAQDHKRVGDGDTGPNTGGMGAYSPAPVMTEEMVQRTMKEIIEPTITGMAKDGNPFSGVFFAGLMITKKGPELIEYNVRFGDPECQVLMMRLKSDLLPILYATATGTLDQVTAEWRDDPALTVVLASKGYPASYDKNTPITFIPEASDDAKVFHAGTALKDGQLVATGGRVLNVTAFGNTVGEAQARAYALVDKVKWDNGFCRRDIGWQAVAREKAK; via the coding sequence ATGAAAGTTCTGTTGATCGGTTCCGGTGGTCGCGAGCATGCGCTGGCATGGAAGATTGCCCAATCCCCCAAGCTGACCGAACTTTTTGCCGCACCCGGCAATCCCGGCATTGCAGACCATGCGACGCTGGTGTCGCTCAATGTCGAAGACCACGCAGCAGTGATTGCTTTTGCCAAAGAAAACGCCATCGACTTCGTGGTCGTCGGCCCGGAAGCGCCTCTGGTCGCCGGTCTCGCAGATGATCTTCGCGCAGCAGGCATTGCCACATTCGGCCCCTCCAAGGCTGCCGCGCAGCTGGAAGGCTCCAAGGGCTTCACCAAGGACCTCTGCGCGCGCTACGATATTCCAACCGGTGCTTACCGGCGCTTCAAGGCTGCCGAACCGGCGAAAGCCTATGTTCGCGAACAGGGCGCACCCATCGTCATCAAGGCGGATGGTCTGGCCGCTGGCAAGGGCGTGACCGTTGCCATGACGGAAGGCGAAGCTCTGGCCGCCATCGATGATTGCTTCGAAGGTGCATTTGGTGCGGCGGGTGCGGAAGTGGTGGTCGAGGCCTTTCTCGACGGTGAAGAGGCAAGCTTCTTCTGCCTCTCCGATGGCAAGACCGCACTGGCCCTTGCCACCGCGCAGGACCACAAGCGCGTGGGCGACGGCGACACCGGCCCGAACACCGGTGGCATGGGTGCCTATTCCCCGGCCCCGGTCATGACCGAGGAGATGGTTCAGCGCACGATGAAGGAGATCATCGAGCCGACGATCACGGGCATGGCGAAGGATGGCAATCCCTTCTCCGGCGTGTTCTTCGCGGGCCTGATGATCACGAAGAAAGGCCCGGAACTCATTGAATATAACGTCCGCTTCGGTGATCCCGAATGCCAGGTGCTGATGATGCGGCTGAAGAGCGATCTGCTGCCGATCCTCTATGCCACGGCCACCGGCACGCTGGATCAGGTAACCGCAGAATGGCGCGATGACCCGGCGCTGACGGTCGTTCTCGCCTCCAAGGGCTACCCGGCTTCTTATGACAAGAATACGCCGATCACCTTCATCCCTGAGGCGAGCGATGACGCCAAGGTGTTTCATGCTGGCACAGCCTTGAAGGATGGTCAGCTGGTTGCGACCGGCGGGCGCGTGCTGAACGTGACCGCCTTCGGCAACACTGTCGGCGAGGCTCAGGCCCGCGCTTACGCCCTTGTCGACAAGGTAAAGTGGGACAATGGCTTCTGCCGCCGCGATATCGGCTGGCAGGCGGTTGCCCGTGAAAAAGCGAAGTAA